DNA sequence from the Novosphingobium sp. KACC 22771 genome:
GGGCAGCACGAAGATGATCGCGCTCAATGTCCCCGCCGCGCTGGCGATGGTTTGGACGATGTTGTTTTCCTGAATCGTCGCGCCCGAGAAATGGCGCAGCACCGCCATCGAGATCACCGCCGCCGGGATCGATGTGGCAAAGGTCAGGCCGATTTTCAGCCCGAGATAGACATTGGCCGCCGTGAACACGATGGTGAGCAGAGCGCCCAATACGACACCGCGTAGGGTCAGTTCGCGCGTATTCGCGCTGTCAGGATTTGCTTGGGTCATGCCCATGTTCTGACACGCCGGCGCCCCTTGGGAAAGGGGCAGCCGACATGCTCTTCAACAACTTTATTGCGCGGCCGCGATGGCATCCATCAAGGCTTTGACATTTGCCGCCTCATCGCCATTCCAGACCGCACCGGAAATCGCAAGAAAATCAGCGCCCGCCCGCACCAGATGCGCCGCATTTTCAGCATTGATCCCACCAATCGCCACGCAGGGAATTTCAAACAGGCCCTGCCACCATGTCAGCAGTTCAGGCTCGGCGTGATGCTCGACCTCTTTGGTGGTGGTGGGATAGAAGGCGCCAAAAGCAACGTAATCGGCCCCGGCCTCACCGGCCTCCAGCGCCAGATGGCGGCTGTTGTGGCAGGTCACGCCGATCTGGGCATCGCGGCCCAGCTCCTCGCGCGCCACCTTCACATCGCCGTTCTGGGCCATATCGTCCTGCCCCAAATGCACACCATCGGCGTTGAGCCGCTTGGCCAGCGTGATCGAGTCGTTGACGATGAAGGCGATCTCGCGCTCGGCGCAAATGGCCTGAAGCGGGGCGGCCAGACGCGCGGCGGCGTGATCGTCAATGCCCTTCACGCGAAACTGGAAAGCGGCGATCCGGTGACGCCCCTTCAGCCCCGCATCCAGCGCGCGCGCCAGCCTTTGCGGAAAATCGCCGCCCACATCGGCGGGCGAGATCAGGTAAAGCTGCGTGGGCGCGCGGGTGTGTTCGAAAGTCGGTGCTTCTTCGGTCATGGCCGCGCCCATACCGCATAAAAAACGCGGAGGCCAGTCTTGGCCCCCGCGTCTTTTGTTTTGCCCAAGCGGCTGAGGATTTATTCCTTGCCCTTGTAGATGTTGACCAGCTTACCCAGCATGGCCAGCGCTTCATCGCGCGGGCGCTGGAACGTGTTGCGGCCGATGATCGAGCCGTTGCCGCCGCCATCGCGGATGTCGCGCGCGTCCTGATAGACGGCATCGGCGCCCTTGGTGGCCCCGCCCGAGAAGATCACGATGCGGCGGCCGTTGAAGCACGACTGGACGACATGCTTGACGCGGTCCGCCTGCGCCGACCAGTCGGTGCCTTCATAGCACGGCTTGGCTTCGGCCTGCTCGATGTGGTTGCTGGGCAGCTTGACCTTGATGATATGCGCCCCGATCAGCGCCGCGATATGCGCGGCATAGGCGCCCACGTCCAGCGCCAGTTCGCCGCTCTTGGGCAGCTTGCCGCCGCGCGGATAGGACCAGATCACCGTGGCGATGCCAACGCTGGCGGCTTCGTTGCGCAGTTCCTTGATCTCTTCGATCATCTCGAACACATCGTCCGAACCCGGATAGATCGTGAAGCCGATGGCCGAGCAGCCCAGACGCAGCGCATCATCCACGCCGCCCGTGAGCGCCTGGTTGGCCGCCGTGCCCCAGCTGTTCGAGCTGTTGACCTTCAGGATGGTCGGGATTTGCCCGGCAAACTTGTCGGCGCCCGCCTCCAGCATGCCCAGCGGCGCGGCATAGGCCGACAGGCCCGCATCAATGGCCAGCTGATAGTGGTAGTGCGGATCATAGGCGTCGGGATTGACCGAAAAGCTGCGCGCCGGGCCATGTTCAAAGCCCTGATCGACCGGCAGGATGATCATCTTACCCGTGCCGCCCAGCTTGCCCTGATTGAGCATGCGATAGAGGTTGGCCTTAACGCCGGGATTGTCGGATTCGTAATTGCTGAGGATCTTCTGGACAACCTTGGTGGTCATGCGTGCTTCCCTGTTGGTTAAGGCCCTTTTGCTCATACCTATGCATTGAGGTTTGCATAGGTATGCGCGGCCGGTCTGAAATAGCCCGCCCGGTTTTGCAATGCAACTGCTGCACTGCAACCGGGCGGGCGAATTATTTAGATTTCGAGCGCCTTGACGCCCGGCAGTTCACGGCCTTCCATCCATTCCAGGAAAGCGCCGCCAGCGGTGGAAATATACGAGAAGTCCCCCGCCACCCCGGCATGATGCAGCGCAGCGACAGTGTCGCCGCCGCCCGCCACCGAAACCAGCGAACCTTCCTTGGTCAGCGCCGCCGCGATTTTGGCCAGAGCCACCGTCGCGGCATCAAAAGGCACGGTCTCAAACGCGCCCATCGGCCCGTTCCACACCAGCGTCTTGCAGGTTTTCAGCGCATCGGCCAGCGCCTCAACCGCCGAAGGGCCCACGTCGAGAATCATCTCGTCGGCGGCCACCTCATGCACGTTGCAGGTGCGCAGCGAAGGCGGATTGGCGGCAAATTCCTTCGACACCACCACTTCATAGGGCAGATGCACAGTGCAACCGGCAGCGTCCGCCGCTTCCATGATCTCTTCGGCGGTCCCGGCCAGATCATGCTCGCACAGGCTCTTGCCCACATCCACGCCGCGCGCGGCCAGGAAAGTGTTGGCCATGCCGCCGCCGATGATCAGGTGATCGACCTTGGTCACCAGATGCTTCAGGACATCGAGCTTGCTCGACACCTTGGCCCCGCCGACAACGGCGGCCACCGGACGCACCGGGTTGCCCAGCGCATTTTCCAGCGCTTCCAGCTCGGCCTGCATCGAACGGCCCGCATAGGCGGGCAGCACATGGGCCAGACCTTCGGTGCTGGCATGGGCGCGGTGCGCGGCCGAAAAAGCGTCATTGACGTAGAAATCGCCGACCTCGGCCATTGCCTTGACCAGTTCGGGGTCGTTCTTTTCCTCGCCCGGCCAGAAGCGGGTATTTTCCAGCAAAGCAATATCGCCCGCGCGCAGGATGCCCGCGGCCTGCTTGACCACATCGCCCGCCACTTCGGGCACAAACATCACTTCGCGGCCCAGCACCTTTTCCACCGCGCTCACGACCAGCGAGAGCGACTGATCCGCCACGCGATTGCCCTTGGGGCGGCCGAAATGCGCCAAGAGCAGCACCTTGGCGCCCTTGTCGGCCAATTCCAGAATGGTCGGCGCCACGGCGCGCACGCGGGTGTCTTCCGTCACCGCGCCATCCTTCATCGGCAGATTGAAGTCCACGCGCACGAGCGCGACCTTGCCGGTCACATCGCCCAGATCATCGAGCTTGCGAAAAGCCATCACTAACCCCCAATTCGGAACGCAGCTTTAGCGTCCGATCGTAAACATATGGCTGAGAAACGAAGGGCGGAAAGGTTTCCCTTCCCGCCCCGGTGTTCCATCAGAGGAACTTGGCCATCGCGCCGGCCGTGTCCAGCATGCGGTTGGAGAAGCCCCATTCATTGTCGTACCAGCTCAGCACGCGCACCAGCTTGCCGTCGATGACAGCCGTTTCCAGCGAATCGATGGTCGAGCTGTGCGGATCGTGGTTGAAATCGATCGAAACCAGCGGCTCTTCGGTATAGCCCAGCACGCCCTTGAGCGGACCTTCGGCGGCAGCCTTGAGCAGAGCGTTCACTTCCTCGATGGACGTGTCGCGCGCGGGGGTGAACGTCAGGTCGACAACCGACACGTTCGGGGTCGGCACGCGGATCGAGGAACCGTCCAGCTTGCCCTTCAGTTCGGGCAGCACTTCGCCCACGGCGACAGCCGCACCGGTCGAGGTCGGGATCATGTTCAAGGCAGCGGCGCGGGCGCGACGCGGATCCTTGTGGATCTGGTCCAGGATCTTCTGGTCGTTGGTGTACGAGTGGATCGTGGTCATCAGGCCGCGCTCGATACCGATCGATTCATGCAGAACCTTGGCAAAGGGCGCCAGGCAGTTGGTGGTGCACGAAGCGTTCGAGACGATCAGATCGTCGGCGGTCAGCGTTTCGTGGTTCACGCCGAACACGACGGTCTTGTCGACCTTCTTGGCGGGCGCCGAGATCAGCACGCGCTTGGCGCCGGCGGTCAGATGCTTGCCGGCCGAATCGCGGTCGACGAAGAAGCCGGTGCATTCCAGCGCGATGTCGATGCCATTGGCGGCATGCGGCAGGTTGGCGGGGTCCTTCTCGGCGGTCACCTGAACGCGCTTGCCGTTCAGGATCAGGTCGTTGCCGTCCACTTCGACGGTGCCCGAGAAAGTGCCGTGGACGCTGTCATGCTTGAACAGGCGGGCATTGGCCTTGGCATCGGCCAGATCGTTGATCGAAACCAGTTCGAGCCCGCAATCGGGGCGCTCCAGAATGGCGCGGGCCACATTGCGCCCAATGCGACCGAAACCGTTGATGGCAACCTTCACAGCCATGAATAACCTCCTCGTTAGTTCTGGAGTGCCGCAAGAATTTGCGGCGCAATCTTTTCAGCCGTAAGACCGAAATAGTCATAAAGAGCCGGGGCCGGAGCCGATGCGCCAAAGGTGTCGATACCAAAGCGCAGACCGTCAAGGCCCGTAATACGTTCCCAGCCGAAAGTCGTACCTGCCTCGATGCTGACGCGCAGCACGTCGGCGGGCAGCACATCGGCCCGGTATTCCGCATCCTGATCAAGGAAGCGGCTCATCGACGGCATCGAGACAACATCGGCGCCCACACCCTGCGCTTCGAGCGCATCGCGGGTCGCCATTGCAATCTCGACTTCCGAACCGGTCGCCACGATCACCACCTTGCGCGCGGCCTCGGCCACGGCAAGACGATAGGCTCCCTTCGCCGTCAGGTTGGGGCCCGAGTGGCGGAATTGCGGCAGGTTCTGACGGGTCAGAGCCAGCACGCTGGGGCGGCCTTCATTGGCGATCGCCAATTGCCATGCCTCGGCGGTTTCAATCACGTCGGCGGGGCGGAACACTTCCAGATTCGGGATCATGCGCATCGACATCACATGTTCGATCGGCTGATGGGTCGGACCGTCCTCGCCAAGGCCAATCGAATCGTGGGTCAGCACATAGACCACCTTGGCGCGCTGAATAGCCGACATACGAATGGCATTGCGGCAATAATCCGAAAACACAAGGAAAGTGCCGCCATAGGGGATGATGCCGCCATGCAGCGCCATACCGTTCATGGCCGCGGCCATGCCGAATTCGCGGATGCCGTAATAGACATAGCGGCCGGAATAGTTCTGCGGA
Encoded proteins:
- the thiE gene encoding thiamine phosphate synthase, which gives rise to MTEEAPTFEHTRAPTQLYLISPADVGGDFPQRLARALDAGLKGRHRIAAFQFRVKGIDDHAAARLAAPLQAICAEREIAFIVNDSITLAKRLNADGVHLGQDDMAQNGDVKVAREELGRDAQIGVTCHNSRHLALEAGEAGADYVAFGAFYPTTTKEVEHHAEPELLTWWQGLFEIPCVAIGGINAENAAHLVRAGADFLAISGAVWNGDEAANVKALMDAIAAAQ
- a CDS encoding class I fructose-bisphosphate aldolase, which translates into the protein MTTKVVQKILSNYESDNPGVKANLYRMLNQGKLGGTGKMIILPVDQGFEHGPARSFSVNPDAYDPHYHYQLAIDAGLSAYAAPLGMLEAGADKFAGQIPTILKVNSSNSWGTAANQALTGGVDDALRLGCSAIGFTIYPGSDDVFEMIEEIKELRNEAASVGIATVIWSYPRGGKLPKSGELALDVGAYAAHIAALIGAHIIKVKLPSNHIEQAEAKPCYEGTDWSAQADRVKHVVQSCFNGRRIVIFSGGATKGADAVYQDARDIRDGGGNGSIIGRNTFQRPRDEALAMLGKLVNIYKGKE
- a CDS encoding phosphoglycerate kinase — translated: MMAFRKLDDLGDVTGKVALVRVDFNLPMKDGAVTEDTRVRAVAPTILELADKGAKVLLLAHFGRPKGNRVADQSLSLVVSAVEKVLGREVMFVPEVAGDVVKQAAGILRAGDIALLENTRFWPGEEKNDPELVKAMAEVGDFYVNDAFSAAHRAHASTEGLAHVLPAYAGRSMQAELEALENALGNPVRPVAAVVGGAKVSSKLDVLKHLVTKVDHLIIGGGMANTFLAARGVDVGKSLCEHDLAGTAEEIMEAADAAGCTVHLPYEVVVSKEFAANPPSLRTCNVHEVAADEMILDVGPSAVEALADALKTCKTLVWNGPMGAFETVPFDAATVALAKIAAALTKEGSLVSVAGGGDTVAALHHAGVAGDFSYISTAGGAFLEWMEGRELPGVKALEI
- the gap gene encoding type I glyceraldehyde-3-phosphate dehydrogenase, encoding MAVKVAINGFGRIGRNVARAILERPDCGLELVSINDLADAKANARLFKHDSVHGTFSGTVEVDGNDLILNGKRVQVTAEKDPANLPHAANGIDIALECTGFFVDRDSAGKHLTAGAKRVLISAPAKKVDKTVVFGVNHETLTADDLIVSNASCTTNCLAPFAKVLHESIGIERGLMTTIHSYTNDQKILDQIHKDPRRARAAALNMIPTSTGAAVAVGEVLPELKGKLDGSSIRVPTPNVSVVDLTFTPARDTSIEEVNALLKAAAEGPLKGVLGYTEEPLVSIDFNHDPHSSTIDSLETAVIDGKLVRVLSWYDNEWGFSNRMLDTAGAMAKFL